A portion of the Chryseobacterium tructae genome contains these proteins:
- a CDS encoding T9SS type A sorting domain-containing protein: MRVQLFIVLMSLFLSEAHGQSQYLDSNFNGTGFLQTDYKSTSYDELSNIKLSNNALYAFGRVGIQDYKSYESGFGVLKHNLTSGLSPAFGNQGKANYYFDSYHYAVSTRDVYAYTDGSFLILSDLGLTKIDQNGVLDPNFAFHGKQHFEYGQKTYTRLLVLPNNKIYVFGQKGDDLYIERYNPDGFFDFSFGNQGTLTIDIGSLDIINDAKLLNDGKILITGYSQKQINPSGTSRYNFIRKINQDGTIDPTFNYDDIPPILNPGYFKKMLVDDSNTYAYIINKVSGCDYRVIKVNLQTLVASNVFINTGGGLWLCSNSAVKYVINDIILEGNKIYIAGTRKVDSENSIWVTRYSVDGIIDTTFANQGNFNYFIYTGNPDSPSDSVVNLESIQLAPDGSLYGGGKLNNDFLVFKILKSLTLDVNDSKAVKNNILNVYPNPVKDVLFADNKNLTGTIQVSVYDMSGKLVKKENLDANHDKVSIDLSGLMSGNYVIKYEGKNFSQSVRIIKK; the protein is encoded by the coding sequence ATGAGAGTACAATTATTTATTGTGCTGATGTCGCTATTCCTATCAGAAGCGCATGGGCAGAGTCAGTATCTAGACTCAAACTTTAACGGAACAGGTTTTTTACAAACCGATTACAAATCTACAAGCTACGATGAACTATCCAATATTAAGCTTTCCAATAATGCATTGTATGCGTTCGGGAGAGTGGGTATACAAGATTATAAGTCTTATGAAAGTGGTTTTGGAGTTTTGAAACATAATCTTACTTCTGGACTGAGTCCTGCATTTGGAAACCAGGGAAAAGCAAATTACTACTTTGATTCTTATCACTATGCGGTTTCAACGAGGGATGTATATGCATATACAGACGGATCATTTTTGATTCTTTCTGATTTAGGATTAACTAAAATAGATCAGAACGGAGTTTTAGATCCAAATTTTGCTTTTCATGGGAAACAGCATTTTGAATATGGACAAAAAACATATACTCGGCTGCTAGTGCTGCCTAACAATAAAATTTATGTTTTTGGACAAAAGGGAGATGATCTGTATATTGAAAGGTATAACCCGGATGGTTTTTTTGATTTCTCGTTTGGGAACCAAGGGACACTTACCATTGATATCGGTTCGCTTGATATTATTAACGATGCTAAACTGTTGAATGATGGCAAAATCCTTATTACAGGGTATAGTCAAAAGCAGATTAATCCTTCGGGAACAAGCAGGTATAATTTTATTAGAAAAATAAATCAGGACGGAACAATAGATCCTACTTTCAATTATGATGATATTCCACCTATTCTCAACCCTGGATATTTCAAAAAGATGCTTGTAGATGATTCTAATACTTATGCTTACATTATCAATAAGGTAAGTGGGTGTGATTATAGAGTGATAAAAGTCAATTTACAAACATTAGTGGCTTCCAATGTTTTTATAAATACTGGCGGAGGTCTCTGGTTGTGTAGTAATTCAGCTGTTAAATATGTTATTAATGATATTATTCTTGAAGGTAATAAAATCTACATTGCCGGAACAAGAAAAGTAGACTCAGAGAATTCGATATGGGTAACTCGTTATAGTGTTGACGGTATAATAGATACAACGTTCGCTAATCAGGGGAATTTCAATTATTTTATTTATACAGGAAATCCCGATTCTCCTTCAGACAGTGTTGTGAATTTGGAGAGTATACAGTTAGCTCCAGACGGTAGCCTTTATGGTGGTGGAAAATTGAATAATGATTTTCTGGTTTTTAAGATTTTAAAGTCTCTCACTTTAGATGTTAATGACTCAAAAGCTGTTAAAAATAATATTCTCAACGTATATCCCAACCCTGTTAAAGATGTTTTATTTGCTGACAATAAGAATCTTACGGGCACTATTCAGGTCTCAGTATATGATATGTCTGGTAAATTGGTGAAAAAAGAAAATTTAGATGCTAATCATGATAAGGTTTCCATTGATCTTTCCGGGTTGATGTCTGGGAATTATGTGATAAAATATGAGGGCAAAAACTTTTCACAGTCTGTAAGAATTATAAAAAAATAA
- a CDS encoding delta-60 repeat domain-containing protein, producing the protein MKKNIQLLLFLGCSQLAFSQQGILDSNFGIGQFNYVENENDKELLTAIEYTNDTLFAAGYAGSGANITSPNVDGRFAYKDRFFYYNGKTHNKAFISIGDEGSRANAIKHYGAYVYLAGYSKDKNNKSISVVKILAKDAKMDVSQTFNGDGKVVTDFTDDDEANAIDIKNNKIWVAGRAGDRSVIVRYNLANGYVDKTFNQKGFMFYPMGTKSEIKTLKILSDDKVLIAGTANNAGQTDFFIARLNPDGTYDSSFGTNGIKTIDFFGQNDQLNIMKILYNGKIMLGGSCTKTATNIDAALVRLNADGSYDTSFGGTGKVTYDEGTKEDVINDVDAKVNASNYEIIYAIGYKKPGLYKDVLYREFDADGSTFANGPAVGNQSYYDDYVIGGAFNVLPPGNFTSPMTMYGNWFCREATGRYTQFNKLGVSPESTAADCGSSYATEIKNIKVRQDGKIYVLHQNQLKRYLSDGTPDLSFGTKGTFTGMATSEFDLLPNNKIVANVLIYGTSSQAYSIILDDNGKIIDNFEFKNLPGADQRYINKIIYSAAKNKMYAYYSSFGTQFSTPVMCRYNLDGTIDGSFANNNKYIPVVSQYGSGDADLNRVDVNNQRIVTLDFTTDKKVIKQYDLDGNPVASFGNMGTMEIASPNPAPLFKKVILDNLNNIYIINEKNIDFNTTLIVEKYNSTGMLDTSYGNSGIFEYAYNSASSDVKFYTVTVQSDNKLLIAGKRSKLYVFDDGYIVRVNSNGTLDTSFSIQNDGVFSDMEDNNPSDYFEIISAMGITPNNEIIIGGLNKNRNAANALMDTAKIKRLK; encoded by the coding sequence ATGAAAAAAAATATACAACTACTCCTTTTTTTAGGATGTTCTCAGCTTGCTTTTTCTCAACAGGGAATTCTAGATTCCAACTTTGGAATTGGACAGTTTAATTATGTTGAAAATGAGAATGATAAAGAGCTTCTGACTGCCATTGAATATACTAATGATACTCTTTTTGCTGCAGGGTACGCTGGATCTGGCGCAAATATCACATCTCCTAATGTAGACGGGCGTTTTGCCTATAAAGACCGATTCTTTTACTATAATGGAAAGACTCATAATAAGGCTTTTATCTCTATTGGTGATGAAGGTTCAAGAGCGAATGCCATTAAGCATTATGGAGCATATGTCTATCTGGCAGGATACTCGAAGGATAAAAATAACAAAAGTATTTCGGTCGTAAAAATTCTTGCAAAAGATGCAAAAATGGATGTATCACAGACTTTTAATGGAGATGGCAAAGTGGTTACTGATTTTACAGATGATGATGAAGCGAATGCCATTGATATTAAAAATAATAAAATTTGGGTAGCAGGTAGGGCTGGAGATCGATCGGTAATTGTCCGCTATAATCTTGCTAATGGATATGTGGATAAAACTTTTAACCAAAAGGGATTTATGTTTTATCCGATGGGAACAAAATCTGAGATTAAAACTCTTAAAATTCTATCAGATGATAAAGTGCTCATTGCGGGAACAGCCAATAATGCAGGGCAAACAGATTTCTTTATTGCAAGATTAAACCCTGACGGAACTTATGATTCTTCTTTCGGGACGAATGGGATTAAAACCATAGATTTTTTTGGGCAGAATGACCAGCTGAATATAATGAAGATACTATACAACGGTAAAATCATGCTGGGTGGCTCTTGTACCAAAACAGCCACAAATATTGATGCCGCATTGGTGAGACTTAATGCAGATGGAAGTTATGATACTTCTTTTGGAGGAACTGGAAAAGTAACGTATGATGAAGGCACTAAAGAAGATGTTATCAATGATGTAGACGCTAAAGTAAATGCCAGTAATTATGAAATTATATACGCAATAGGGTATAAGAAACCGGGACTATACAAGGATGTTTTGTATAGAGAATTTGATGCTGACGGAAGTACATTTGCCAATGGCCCTGCTGTTGGTAATCAAAGTTATTATGATGATTATGTGATTGGCGGTGCTTTTAATGTTTTGCCTCCCGGGAATTTTACAAGCCCTATGACGATGTATGGAAATTGGTTTTGCAGAGAAGCAACGGGAAGATATACTCAATTTAATAAATTGGGAGTTAGTCCGGAGTCTACTGCTGCTGACTGCGGATCTTCTTACGCTACAGAGATAAAAAATATTAAAGTAAGACAGGATGGTAAAATTTATGTTCTCCATCAGAATCAATTGAAAAGATACCTGAGCGACGGAACTCCCGATTTATCTTTCGGCACTAAGGGAACCTTTACAGGAATGGCTACAAGTGAATTTGATCTATTACCTAATAACAAAATAGTGGCTAATGTTTTGATCTACGGAACCAGTTCCCAGGCTTACAGTATTATTTTAGATGATAACGGAAAAATTATAGATAACTTCGAATTTAAAAACTTACCGGGAGCAGATCAAAGATATATCAACAAAATTATTTATTCCGCAGCTAAAAATAAGATGTATGCATATTACTCTTCATTTGGCACTCAGTTTTCAACGCCCGTGATGTGCAGATATAATTTAGACGGAACCATTGATGGTTCATTTGCCAATAACAACAAATATATTCCCGTTGTTTCTCAATATGGCTCAGGAGATGCTGATTTGAATAGAGTAGATGTAAATAATCAGAGAATTGTAACCTTAGATTTTACTACGGATAAAAAAGTGATCAAACAATATGATCTTGATGGTAATCCGGTAGCAAGCTTTGGAAATATGGGAACAATGGAAATTGCGTCTCCAAACCCTGCTCCTTTATTTAAGAAAGTTATCCTGGATAATTTAAACAACATCTATATTATTAATGAAAAAAATATAGATTTTAATACGACTTTGATTGTAGAAAAATATAATTCAACGGGGATGTTGGATACTTCTTACGGAAATAGTGGTATTTTTGAATATGCTTACAATTCTGCCAGCTCTGATGTGAAGTTTTATACCGTTACGGTTCAGAGTGATAATAAACTTTTGATTGCAGGAAAGCGTAGCAAGTTATATGTATTTGATGATGGATATATAGTAAGAGTAAACTCTAACGGAACTTTAGACACTAGCTTTAGTATACAAAATGATGGGGTTTTCTCCGATATGGAAGACAATAATCCTAGTGATTATTTTGAAATCATAAGCGCTATGGGAATTACTCCCAATAATGAAATAATAATTGGTGGTTTAAACAAAAATAGAAATGCAGCCAATGCACTTATGGATACAGCTAAAATTAAAAGATTGAAATAA
- a CDS encoding 3'-5' exonuclease, whose amino-acid sequence MYSIIDIESNGAGYRNECIIDIAIYRYDGQKITDQFISLVNPEGDITPFVQKLTSITPKMVKTAPKFHEIAKRVIEITQNTTLVGHNIDFDYRMLRQSFKRLGYDFKINTLDTIPLAKKLIPDEVSYSLGKLVKSLGIPLTNHHRADGDARATLELFKLLVSKDTENEIIQKQHEETNAKTYINKIKELTQDLPNDKGFVYFQDESGKIIFSDYAQDINKFSKKVFNSKSKKWEHVQTGTKQINFELTGTDIIAKLVLNSKNNKKKEIFPFGLYFRNGKYVVEKNKLNKTEKPILKFKSFTQGTKAVQFIDAQEEYNDAAVLKQKIEFRKRNELWLGTGRKLGEKLFLIIENGKVISFGFYELFTQIQTLSKLAKLKIDLPLSSTDLNSELQLALLRGDFETLPLPK is encoded by the coding sequence ATGTATTCAATTATAGACATAGAAAGTAATGGTGCAGGTTATAGAAATGAATGCATTATAGATATTGCCATCTACAGATATGATGGTCAGAAAATTACAGATCAGTTTATATCCCTTGTCAATCCGGAAGGAGATATTACTCCTTTTGTTCAAAAACTGACCAGTATCACACCAAAAATGGTGAAAACCGCTCCGAAGTTTCATGAAATAGCTAAACGGGTTATTGAAATTACCCAAAATACAACATTGGTGGGGCATAATATTGATTTCGATTATAGAATGCTTCGTCAATCTTTCAAAAGATTAGGCTATGATTTTAAAATCAATACTTTAGATACCATTCCTTTAGCTAAAAAACTGATCCCTGATGAAGTAAGCTACTCATTAGGAAAATTGGTAAAGTCATTGGGGATTCCTTTAACTAATCATCATAGGGCTGATGGAGATGCCAGAGCTACCCTGGAGCTGTTTAAACTTTTGGTATCCAAAGATACTGAGAACGAAATTATCCAAAAACAACACGAAGAAACCAATGCCAAAACCTATATCAACAAGATTAAAGAACTAACGCAGGATCTTCCGAATGACAAAGGATTCGTTTATTTTCAAGATGAATCAGGCAAAATTATTTTTTCGGATTATGCACAGGATATCAATAAGTTTTCCAAAAAAGTATTTAATTCCAAGTCAAAAAAATGGGAACACGTTCAAACAGGGACTAAACAGATCAATTTTGAGCTTACCGGAACAGATATTATTGCCAAATTAGTTCTTAATTCTAAAAATAATAAGAAAAAAGAGATCTTTCCTTTTGGACTTTACTTCAGAAACGGAAAGTATGTGGTTGAAAAAAATAAGCTGAATAAAACGGAAAAACCTATTCTGAAATTCAAATCATTTACCCAGGGAACAAAAGCTGTTCAGTTTATTGATGCTCAGGAAGAATATAATGATGCCGCTGTATTAAAACAGAAAATAGAATTCAGAAAGAGAAATGAATTGTGGCTGGGAACAGGAAGAAAGCTGGGTGAGAAATTATTCTTGATCATTGAAAACGGAAAAGTAATATCCTTTGGTTTTTATGAATTGTTTACACAGATACAGACGCTAAGTAAGCTTGCTAAACTGAAAATTGATCTTCCATTATCATCAACGGATTTGAATAGTGAATTGCAGCTAGCACTTCTTCGTGGAGATTTTGAAACGTTACCGTTGCCAAAATAA
- the lysA gene encoding diaminopimelate decarboxylase: MNSQELLKIANEFGTPVYVYDAESIKVQYEKLTTSFLKHTKFFYAAKALTNINILKYVKKLGASLDCVSINEVKLGLKAGFPKEKILFTPNCVDLAEIEEAMTFGVHINIDNISILEQFGNKYGNSYPIFVRINPHIFAGGNYKISTGHIDSKFGISIHQLRHIERVMKSTNLNVEGLHMHTGSEIKDPEVFLQALDIMLELSEHFPNLKYLDMGSGFKIPYQDSEEETDVKTLGKKVEKVLGEFSKTTGRKFELWFEPGKFLVGKSGYLLVKANVIKQTTATVFVGVNSGFNHLIRPMFYDSYHTIENLSNPKGAERIYTVVGNICETDTFAWDRKLHEVREGDILAFHNAGAYGFEMSSNFNSRLKPAEVLFLDGKAHLIRKRDEFEDLLRNQIEIVM, translated from the coding sequence ATGAATTCACAGGAATTATTAAAGATTGCCAATGAGTTTGGCACACCAGTGTACGTTTACGATGCTGAATCCATCAAAGTTCAATACGAAAAACTTACAACTTCTTTCTTAAAACATACTAAGTTCTTCTATGCAGCGAAGGCGTTGACAAACATCAACATCCTTAAGTATGTCAAGAAGCTGGGTGCATCTTTGGATTGCGTATCTATTAATGAAGTCAAATTAGGACTAAAGGCAGGTTTTCCAAAAGAAAAAATATTGTTTACTCCCAATTGTGTCGACTTAGCTGAAATAGAAGAAGCAATGACTTTCGGAGTTCATATCAACATTGATAACATTTCTATTCTTGAGCAATTCGGGAATAAATACGGAAATTCTTATCCTATTTTTGTTAGAATCAACCCGCATATCTTTGCCGGAGGAAACTATAAAATTTCAACAGGGCACATCGACAGTAAGTTTGGAATCTCTATTCATCAGCTTCGTCACATTGAAAGAGTGATGAAAAGTACAAACCTTAACGTTGAAGGACTTCACATGCACACAGGAAGTGAGATTAAAGATCCTGAAGTTTTCCTTCAGGCGCTGGATATCATGCTTGAACTTTCTGAGCATTTCCCTAACCTGAAATACCTGGATATGGGAAGTGGTTTCAAAATCCCTTATCAGGACAGTGAAGAAGAAACAGATGTTAAAACATTAGGAAAAAAAGTAGAAAAAGTCCTAGGTGAATTTTCAAAAACAACCGGAAGAAAATTTGAACTATGGTTTGAACCTGGAAAATTCTTAGTAGGAAAAAGCGGATATCTTTTAGTGAAGGCTAATGTTATCAAGCAAACGACAGCTACTGTTTTTGTCGGAGTAAACTCAGGATTTAATCATTTGATTCGTCCGATGTTCTACGATTCTTATCACACTATTGAAAACTTATCCAATCCTAAAGGGGCAGAAAGAATTTATACTGTAGTAGGAAATATTTGTGAAACAGATACTTTTGCATGGGACAGAAAATTACACGAAGTAAGAGAAGGTGATATCCTTGCCTTCCACAATGCAGGAGCTTATGGTTTTGAAATGAGTTCAAATTTCAATTCAAGATTGAAGCCAGCGGAGGTTCTATTCCTTGACGGAAAAGCTCATTTGATCCGTAAAAGAGACGAATTTGAAGATTTATTGAGAAATCAGATCGAGATCGTAATGTAA
- a CDS encoding thiamine pyrophosphate-dependent enzyme — MTKNIAEQIVEMLENANVKRIYAVTGDSLNHLNIAVKKSSIQWIHVRHEEVGAYAAAAEAELDGLAVCAGSCGPGHVHLINGVYEAHRSHVPMLVIASTIPSEEMGMDYFQETNTIKLFDDCSYYNQMITRPEQVQRTLQTAIQHAISKKGVAVIGLPGDVSELDAQEATTSAQIFKTNPVIRPSDEELKNLAELINGSKKVTLYCGIGATEASAEVIKLSHLLKAPVGYSFRGKMAIQPNNPNEIGLTGLLGFPSAYHAMHEADLVILLGTDFPYQKFMPVKNKIVQIDESPERLGRRAKLELGLTGDVKQTIMALLPMLAEKTDVDFLNEQLAFYDKVKENQLEYVKDSGKENAIQPEYVAHTLDRLAKKDAIFTVDTGMCCVWGARFISGTGERKMLGSFNHGSMANAMPMAIGASLSHPDKQVIAMCGDGGLSMLLGDMATIFQYKLPIKLIVFNNRTLGMVKLEMEVGGMPDNETDMINPDFALVAQAMGYPGKNVHQPEEVENAIKECLNYDGPYLLNIFTNPNALALPPKIELEQVLGMTKSMAQLMLGGKMDEVFETVKSNYKHIKGLL; from the coding sequence ATGACCAAAAATATAGCAGAGCAGATCGTTGAAATGCTCGAAAATGCCAATGTGAAAAGAATTTATGCAGTAACAGGAGATAGTCTCAATCACCTAAATATTGCGGTGAAAAAAAGCAGTATCCAGTGGATTCATGTACGCCATGAAGAAGTAGGTGCCTATGCCGCTGCGGCTGAAGCCGAACTTGATGGACTTGCAGTATGCGCAGGAAGCTGTGGTCCAGGTCATGTTCATCTGATTAACGGAGTGTATGAGGCACATAGATCCCATGTTCCGATGTTGGTGATCGCTTCTACAATTCCCAGTGAGGAAATGGGAATGGACTACTTTCAAGAAACCAATACCATAAAGCTTTTTGATGACTGTAGTTATTATAATCAAATGATTACCCGCCCTGAACAAGTGCAAAGAACCCTTCAGACGGCTATTCAACATGCAATATCTAAAAAAGGAGTCGCTGTGATCGGTCTTCCGGGCGATGTTTCAGAATTAGATGCACAAGAAGCTACAACTTCAGCACAGATTTTTAAAACCAATCCTGTGATCAGACCATCTGATGAAGAATTGAAAAATCTGGCGGAACTTATTAATGGAAGTAAAAAAGTGACCCTTTACTGTGGTATTGGAGCCACTGAAGCCAGTGCTGAAGTTATAAAATTATCACACTTACTAAAAGCTCCTGTCGGATATTCTTTCAGAGGGAAAATGGCAATTCAGCCCAATAATCCTAATGAAATCGGACTGACGGGGTTGTTAGGGTTTCCATCGGCTTATCATGCTATGCACGAAGCAGACCTTGTTATTCTTCTGGGAACAGATTTCCCTTACCAGAAGTTTATGCCTGTAAAAAATAAAATTGTACAGATCGATGAAAGTCCGGAAAGGTTAGGAAGAAGAGCAAAGCTTGAATTGGGATTAACAGGAGATGTTAAGCAAACCATTATGGCCTTACTTCCTATGTTGGCTGAGAAAACTGATGTCGACTTTCTCAATGAACAGCTGGCATTTTATGATAAAGTAAAAGAAAATCAGCTTGAATATGTAAAAGACTCTGGAAAAGAAAATGCCATTCAACCGGAATATGTAGCCCATACATTAGACAGGTTAGCTAAAAAAGATGCAATCTTTACGGTAGATACAGGCATGTGTTGCGTTTGGGGAGCCAGATTCATTAGCGGAACGGGAGAACGAAAGATGCTGGGTTCTTTTAATCATGGATCAATGGCTAATGCAATGCCAATGGCTATTGGAGCTTCCCTGTCTCATCCGGATAAGCAAGTCATTGCGATGTGTGGAGATGGTGGTCTATCCATGCTGTTGGGGGATATGGCAACTATTTTTCAATATAAGCTCCCCATAAAACTGATTGTTTTCAATAACAGAACTCTGGGAATGGTAAAGCTGGAAATGGAAGTGGGGGGAATGCCGGATAACGAAACAGATATGATTAATCCCGATTTTGCATTGGTAGCTCAGGCAATGGGATATCCGGGAAAAAATGTACACCAACCTGAAGAGGTAGAAAATGCCATTAAAGAATGTCTTAATTATGATGGGCCTTACCTTCTTAATATTTTTACCAATCCTAATGCTCTTGCCTTACCTCCAAAAATTGAGTTGGAACAAGTGCTCGGGATGACAAAATCTATGGCTCAGCTGATGTTAGGTGGAAAAATGGATGAGGTTTTTGAAACGGTAAAAAGTAACTACAAGCATATTAAAGGTTTGCTATAG
- a CDS encoding energy transducer TonB, which translates to MRKAILILLLFFGVMGYSQESQVLKEHTATSQNAEFPGGDEAFAKEFLQMIHSYIDLGKYAVNGKFVFVFDVNASGKVENLDVLPKVKNSDMFIDDMKFAIRKVKKKWKPAMKDGQPVTSKKIIKINFTSDHFDHGD; encoded by the coding sequence ATGAGAAAAGCAATTTTAATTCTACTCCTGTTCTTTGGGGTTATGGGATATTCCCAAGAATCACAAGTCCTCAAAGAACATACTGCGACTTCCCAAAATGCAGAATTTCCAGGTGGTGATGAGGCTTTTGCAAAAGAATTTTTACAAATGATTCATTCCTATATTGATTTAGGAAAATATGCAGTAAACGGAAAATTTGTTTTTGTTTTTGATGTGAATGCAAGTGGCAAAGTGGAAAACTTAGATGTACTGCCAAAAGTGAAAAATAGTGATATGTTTATTGATGATATGAAATTTGCTATTAGAAAAGTAAAAAAGAAATGGAAGCCTGCAATGAAAGACGGCCAGCCTGTGACTTCTAAGAAGATTATCAAAATTAACTTTACATCAGATCATTTTGATCACGGAGATTAA
- a CDS encoding energy transducer TonB gives MKNSITLLSFFIVFLGKAQALDEYPKKQDFYEGGIVNFYKEAHEYLANNQMKECGSHEIYQPRILVTKDTEVKLVKDYDTLNIAKNKCAYDLSIGIIKNLKHWKAAEVKGSKFGAITEFIIYPQDLMSNYKIGYNAYDFIRPAQYSAGTKEFKKDFHDNFMSLFQDYHINGDLNLEFYIDREGHIVNPRIYPVIRDQSFNVNFMRALSRMKKEWKPALYANIPVKQRIVLPMDFSVTFTER, from the coding sequence GTGAAAAATAGTATTACGCTACTGAGTTTCTTTATTGTATTCTTAGGTAAAGCTCAGGCTCTTGATGAATACCCGAAAAAACAGGATTTTTATGAAGGGGGAATTGTTAATTTTTATAAAGAAGCTCACGAGTATCTTGCCAATAATCAAATGAAGGAATGTGGGAGCCATGAGATTTATCAACCAAGAATTCTCGTTACAAAAGATACCGAAGTAAAACTGGTAAAAGACTATGATACACTCAATATAGCAAAAAACAAATGTGCTTACGATCTGTCTATAGGAATTATAAAAAACCTTAAACATTGGAAAGCTGCTGAAGTAAAAGGCTCAAAGTTTGGCGCTATTACAGAATTTATTATATACCCTCAAGACCTTATGAGTAATTATAAAATCGGATATAATGCTTATGATTTTATAAGACCTGCTCAATATTCCGCCGGAACTAAGGAGTTTAAAAAAGATTTTCACGATAACTTTATGAGTTTGTTTCAGGATTATCACATCAATGGAGATCTCAATCTAGAGTTTTATATCGACAGAGAAGGACATATTGTAAATCCAAGAATTTATCCTGTTATCCGGGATCAAAGCTTCAATGTTAATTTCATGAGGGCTCTTTCGAGGATGAAAAAAGAGTGGAAACCCGCTTTATACGCTAATATACCCGTAAAACAAAGGATTGTACTTCCTATGGATTTTTCAGTAACATTTACAGAAAGATAG
- the miaB gene encoding tRNA (N6-isopentenyl adenosine(37)-C2)-methylthiotransferase MiaB, translating to MQEKYIDETKQGEAFAIAERPENSKKLFLESYGCQMNFSDSEIVASILNEQGYNTTMKVEEADLILLNTCSIREKAEQTVRMRLSQFKNLKKEKPNMTVGVLGCMAERLKTKFLEEEQLVDLVVGPDAYRDLPNLLKETDDGRDAINVILSKEETYADINPVRLGGNGVTAFVTITRGCDNMCTFCVVPFTRGRERSRDPHSIIEECKDLANNGYKEITLLGQNVDSYLWYGGGPKKDFAKASEMQKATAVNFAQLLDLVAKAIPEMRIRFSTSNPQDMSLDVFKMMAKHDNICKYVHLPVQSGSNNMLEAMNRQHTREEYLELIRKAKEIVPEVAFSQDMIVGFCNETEEDHQDTLSLMKEVEYDYGYMFAYSERPGTPAHKKMEDNIPADVKQRRLAEVIALQGELSRMRMKSYVGRMHKILIEGTSRKNENQWKGRNSQNAVCVFDKNEGQQIGDIVEVFVYDNTQGTLLGRITE from the coding sequence GTGCAGGAAAAATATATAGACGAAACAAAACAGGGCGAAGCATTTGCTATTGCCGAAAGACCTGAGAATTCTAAAAAGTTGTTTTTAGAAAGCTATGGTTGTCAAATGAACTTCTCTGATTCCGAAATTGTAGCATCTATCCTTAACGAACAAGGATATAACACAACGATGAAAGTTGAAGAAGCAGATCTAATCCTGTTAAATACATGTTCTATTCGTGAAAAAGCAGAACAGACTGTAAGAATGCGTCTTTCCCAATTTAAAAATCTTAAGAAAGAAAAACCGAATATGACGGTAGGGGTTCTTGGATGTATGGCGGAAAGATTGAAAACTAAATTTTTAGAAGAAGAACAACTGGTTGACCTTGTAGTAGGACCAGATGCTTACAGAGATTTACCTAACCTGCTGAAGGAAACCGACGACGGTAGAGATGCAATCAACGTAATCCTTTCTAAAGAAGAAACGTATGCAGATATCAATCCGGTTCGTTTAGGTGGAAACGGAGTTACCGCTTTCGTAACGATTACCAGAGGTTGCGATAATATGTGTACATTCTGTGTAGTTCCATTTACCAGAGGAAGAGAAAGAAGCCGTGATCCGCACTCCATTATCGAAGAATGTAAAGATCTTGCCAATAATGGATATAAAGAAATTACTCTTTTAGGGCAAAACGTAGACTCTTATCTATGGTATGGAGGCGGGCCTAAAAAAGACTTCGCGAAAGCTTCTGAAATGCAGAAGGCAACTGCCGTTAATTTTGCTCAATTGCTTGATCTTGTGGCTAAAGCTATTCCTGAAATGAGAATCAGGTTCTCAACATCAAACCCCCAGGATATGAGCCTTGATGTATTCAAAATGATGGCAAAACACGATAACATCTGTAAATATGTACACCTTCCTGTTCAGAGTGGAAGCAACAATATGCTGGAAGCGATGAACAGACAACATACCCGTGAAGAATATCTTGAACTGATCAGAAAAGCGAAGGAAATTGTTCCTGAAGTCGCTTTCTCTCAGGATATGATCGTAGGATTCTGTAATGAGACCGAAGAAGATCACCAAGATACATTGAGTCTGATGAAAGAAGTAGAATATGACTATGGTTATATGTTTGCTTATTCTGAAAGACCGGGAACTCCTGCTCATAAAAAAATGGAAGATAATATTCCAGCTGATGTGAAGCAGAGACGTCTTGCTGAGGTCATTGCTCTTCAGGGAGAACTTTCTAGAATGAGAATGAAATCTTATGTAGGAAGAATGCATAAGATTCTGATTGAAGGAACTTCCAGAAAAAACGAAAATCAATGGAAAGGACGAAACTCTCAGAATGCCGTTTGTGTTTTTGATAAAAATGAAGGACAACAAATAGGTGACATTGTGGAGGTTTTTGTATATGATAATACTCAGGGCACACTTTTAGGGAGAATCACAGAATAA